A region of the Arenibacter antarcticus genome:
CGGCAATGTTTAAGGCATTTGCTAAGTTAGTAGCCTTACTCCAGGAGAGACCATCCCCACTTCCATTAGGAACCACAAAGATGTCATCCGTATTCCCAGCTTCTTGATTTACCACTATTTCACGGCTAGTATCTCCACCAATGGTAATTGTTATAATACCCGTTCTTTGATCATCGTCATTTTCGACAACGGAAAAAGATAAATTAAACCTCCCATTACCGCCACTGGTTATCTCCAAGTTTATCCAATCTACATTGGATTGAGCTTCCCAAGGTTTATTTGACAATACATCTATAGCATACTGACTATTGCTATTAGAAACATCAAATGATTCCCTTGCTACGGTTAATTTTGGAGAAAATGTGTCATCATTATTTTTGTCGCAGCCAACCAAATTCATCATTATAAATACTCCTATAAAAAATTTGGCAATCGCATTAAAATGAAATTTTCTATTAATCATTACACTGTTTTTAAGTTGGTTATATTGTTTGTTATTCTTGAACCTGAACCAATAATAAAAAGAACAAAAATAATTTTCTCTAACAAATCAAATCTAGTTGGCATGCTATCCTAATATTCAAGTATAATTTTACAACTAATACTGGTTGAAACATGAGAGATAAGTATTCGCCCCCTCTATTTTGTACTCCTTAAATAATTATTGTAAAGCAGTCGATAGCAGCCTAATAATTCTTTTTCATCGTCATAGGCAGACTCAAACATAAAAGGACCTTTGAATTCCACCTTTTCCAAGGCTTCTAAAATAAGCGTCCAATTATTTTTTCCTTTACCTGAGCAAGGAGAAAAGTGATTTTCCTGTAATCCGGTACCATCTGCTATATGGAGCGATTTTAGTCGACTTCCCATTGCCATAATCAATTCTTCGGGGTTCTTGATATGATTCATATCAATTGCAGAGCCGATAGATTCTGGAAGTCTACTCATGACTTCCACTGTTTCCTGTACAGTACGAAGCAATGGTCTCTCCCGATTACTATCTCTTAAAAGCTCTGGTCCCAGCATGTTTTCGACTACCATAGTTGCATTGATTTCCTTCACTTTTTCATTCAATGCATTAGCCGATTTTATGAACTGCACCTTTCGGAGGTCCCTTTCATTTAACCCTAAATAATAACTTGGATGAAATAGAATTATTTTTGGTTTTAGAATTCCCAACAGCTCCACCAATTTACTATGCTTGGCAACCACATCTTGGCGATCCGTTTCATTGACCAATGATAGATCTATATGCTCACCGAAGGGCATATGAATCGACCAAATTTCGATTCCAGCCTCATCCGCATTCTTTTTTGCCCATTTTAGTTTTTCTGAAATTTCCGCTTCGGAAAGTTTAAAGTTCCTATTTCCATCAATAAAAGCAGATATTCCGGATACCTCCACATAATCTACACCCACTGATTTAGCGTATTTTAAACTTTTAAGTTCAAATTTACTACCCCCAATTGGGATACTGTAACCCACCTTTAATGGTGGATCTTGAATTTCCGGCGCTACTGGGTCTGGTATATTTACTGATTCTTCTGTGCCAGAATTACAGGTGATGAATGTAACAAATATCAGTACAGTTAATAATGCGGTTCGTTTCATACCAAAATGTTTTAGTTTTAAATTACCAGTTAGGATTCTGTGTCAAATTGGGATTCAAAGCTAGATCTTCAAGCGGCAGAGGATAATAATAATCCTTATTTTCATCAAAAGAGCCACCGTAACTAAAGGGGTTTAAATTACCTGAAGTCCCATTTGTCAGTGGTCTTTGCTGAATATTAATAAGAGAAGTAACTGAACTAGGTGCTCCAGAAGCATCACCATTGTGCAGGTAGACATCGGCTATACCGTCATTATTAAAATCATAAGACCCTAACCCTGAAAAATATATTCCAAGCATAGGTTGCTCTATTTTTTGT
Encoded here:
- a CDS encoding sugar phosphate isomerase/epimerase, translating into MKRTALLTVLIFVTFITCNSGTEESVNIPDPVAPEIQDPPLKVGYSIPIGGSKFELKSLKYAKSVGVDYVEVSGISAFIDGNRNFKLSEAEISEKLKWAKKNADEAGIEIWSIHMPFGEHIDLSLVNETDRQDVVAKHSKLVELLGILKPKIILFHPSYYLGLNERDLRKVQFIKSANALNEKVKEINATMVVENMLGPELLRDSNRERPLLRTVQETVEVMSRLPESIGSAIDMNHIKNPEELIMAMGSRLKSLHIADGTGLQENHFSPCSGKGKNNWTLILEALEKVEFKGPFMFESAYDDEKELLGCYRLLYNNYLRSTK